A stretch of DNA from Paenibacillus sp. FSL W8-0186:
CATAGCTCCGTCAAATTGCGAAACTGCTTGTTCGCCGCCACATCTGCCGGATTCAAATGATTGTGATAATCGTAAATCGGCATTCCCGCTGCATATTCGAAGTACAGCTTTTTTGCACTATTGTTCGTAAGCAGCAAGTTTTCCGTGTAAAAATGTGTCATCTCCATCCCCCTGACAGAATATAATCGTTGCTTCCTAATCACTATGATAATTCTTGATGAATACCAGTTCCATACTACCATACAAGTGTGGTAGTATGGAAGAAGTAAGGAGGTGATCGATTGAGAGGATGGAATCCCCCAATGCAAGAATCGGCCGGGAATACCGTGTACAACGAATTAAAGAAGCAAATCGTCAATATGGAGCTGGCTCCGGGAACTACGTTGTCTGAGAAGGAAATGTCGATCACTTTTAATGTGAGCCGTACTCCCGTGCGGGAGAGCTTTGTCCGGCTTGCCCAGGAAGGACTGGTGGTAGTGCTTCCGCAGCGCGGCACGCGGGTGTCCCTGATTGATCCGGACCTCGTTATGGAAGCCCAATTTATGCGGGAGCAGCTGGAGCGGGCCGTGGTCGGGCTAGCATGCAAGCAATTCCCTGAGAAGCTGCTCGAAGAACTCGGCAACAACTTGTCCCTGCAGCGGGAATCCCTGATGAAGCACGACGGGATGGCCATGTTCGAGTTGGATGAGCAATTTCACCGTATCTTGTTCGAAGGGGTGAACAAGCTCGGGACCTGGGGCGTCATTCAACAAATGAACGCTCATTTGAACCGGAGCCGCATCCTGTGGATGAGAACCGATCCCCATTGGGATCATTTATTCGAGCAGCATCGCGATATATATGAAGCAATTTGCCGAAAGGATGAAGCCTTGGCAGAGCGTCTGATGCAGACCCATCTGGCTCTTAGCATTTATAATCTCGGCCTGCTGCAGGAGAAATTTCCCGATTATTTTAATAACCAAACAAAAATTCATTAGGCGGTGAAGGCATGCGTATGGTATTTCGCTGGTTCGGCGAGAACAACGACACAGTTACGCTGGATCAAATTAGACAAATCCCTGGAACAGAGGGTATCGTGTGGGCACTTCATGATGTGCCCGCCGGAGAAGTATGGCCGCTCGAGCGGATTCAGGAAATCCACGACTTAGCCAGCAAGCACGGCTTGCATACGGAAGTCGTCGAAAGCGTGAACGTTCACGAGGATATTAAGCTCGGGCTTCCGACCCGGGATCAATATATCGAAAATTACATTCGCACAATCGAGAATTTGGCCCAAATCGGCGTTAAGGTCATTTGCTACAATTTCATGCCGGTATTCGACTGGGCGAGAACGGATTTGTTCAAAGAGATGGAAGACGGCTCAACCGCTCTATTCTTCGAGAAGGAGAAAATAGACGGAGTAGATCCATTCGAACTCGTAAAAATCATCAATCAGAACAGCGATCTGACGATGCCAGGCTGGGAGCCGGAGCGTCTCGCACATCTCACTTCCTTGTTCGAAGCATACCGGGACGTTACGGAAGAGGATCTATGGGACAATCTCAAGTACTTCCTAGACAGAATCGTTCCCGTCGCCGAAAAAAATGGCATCCTGATGGCGGTTCATCCGGACGATCCGCCGTTTGCAATCTTCGGATTGCCGCGAATCCTGAACGACCAAGCCGGCTTCCGCCGCCTGCTGTCGCTCCATGACAGCCCGGCCAACGGCATTACGCTGTGCACCGGATCGCTCGGAGCCAAGCCAAGCAACGACATCATCTCCATGATCCACGAATTCCAGGGGCGGATTCCGTTTACGCATATCCGTAACGTTCGCGTTATGGATAATGGGGATTTCATCGAGACCTCCCATAAAACCTCTGACGGCACGGTCGATATCAGCGGCGTTGTGAAAGCGTATTATGACACCGATTTCACAGGCTACTGCCGTCCTGACCACGGCAGACATATTTGGGGCGAGCAATGCCGTCCGGGATACGGATTATATGACCGCGCTCTCGGAATCATGTACTTATGGGGACTATGGGATGCCTATTCGAGACAGCAGGCACAATCCCCTAACGCAAGCGCTGGGGAGGGGAATTAACATGTGTGCATTGCCTAAGCATTCTTCCCTTGAAGGGAAAACCGCAGTCATTACCGGCGGCTCCGGCGTGCTCTGCCGGGCCATGGCGCAGGAGCTCGCCCGGCAGGGAGTCAAGGTCGCCATTCTTAACCGGACGAAGGAGAAGGGAGAAGAGGTTGCAGCAGCGATTCAAGCGAGCGGCGGCCAGGCGATCGCCGTCGCTTGCGACGTTACCGACGAGGCCAGTGTCCGTGAAGCGGAGAAGATCGTCCGGGAGCAGTTGGGCCCCTGCGATATTCTGATCAATGGAGCCGGCGGCAATCAGCCTAGCGCCAATACGACAAACGAAATTTTCCGCTCCGAGGATTTGGCAAATCCGGACATCACGACCTTCTTCGACCTGAGCATTCCTGGAGTTAGAACGGTATTTGACTTGAACTTCGTCGGCACCCTCATTCCTACGCAGGTGTTCGCCAAAACCATGCTCGGCCGCCCAGGAGCAGTCGTGCTGAACATTTCTTCGATGAGCGCTCCTTGCCCAATGACTAAAGTGCCTGCTTACAGTGCAGCGAAAGCGGCGATCAATAACTTTACGCAGTGGCTTGCCGTACATTTGGCGGAATCGGGTATCCGCGTCAATGCGATTGCGCCCGGTTTTTTCCTGACGGAACAGAACCGTAACCTGCTTACCAATGAGGACGGCTCGCTGACCGAGCGTTCTCACAAAATCATTACGCACACGCCGATGCGGCGCTTCGGCGTACCGGAGGATCTGCTCGGCACGCTGCTCTGGCTCGCCGATGCGGAAACGTCCGGCTTCGTTACCGGAACAGTCATTCCGGTGGACGGCGGCTTCATGGCTTATTCGGGAGTATAAACAAGCTTTGAAAACTTTAGCACTTTCCCCATGCAATTAAACATGTTGTTCTTAAACCTCCCGGACCCATGCGGGGATCTTATATACTGAATCACATTCCGGACTCAGATGAATACCATTTTCTATGCAGGGGGAGTATCATGTTCAGCGAAAATTATGTTATTCAGCAATCTAGCGGCGACGGCGCCTTTCAGCTCGTCCACGAGGGAGCGTCCGCAGACATCTACGTGTCCGATGAGGATCATGCCGGTGTTATCCGGGCGGCGAAGGATCTTCAGGCGGATGTGGAACGGGTGTCCGGACGCAGCCCCATGCTTATGCATGATCACAAGCTGCTGGCTGGGCACGCCGTCCTAATAGGTACGATCGGCAAAAACCCGGTCATTGACGCGCTGATCGCGGAAGGCAAGCTGGATGCAGGCGAGGTTGCCGGCAAATGGGAATCCTTCGTCATCCAGACAGTAGCCAGCCCCCTGCCAGGCATCGAGCAAGGGCTGGTCATCGCCGGCAGTGACAAGAGGGGAACCATCTTCGGCATTTACGATGTGTCTGAAAAAATCGGAGTATCGCCCTGGTACTGGTGGGCTGATGTTCCTGTCGCCTGGCGCGGCAGTCTTTACATCCACCCCGGCACCTATAAACAGGGAGAACCATCCGTAAAATACAGAGGAATATTCCTCAATGATGAGGGGCCGTCCCTCATGGCTTGGGTACGGGCGAATTTTCGTGATTTTACCCATGAATTCTATGAGAAAATATTCGAACTGCTTCTTAGATTGAAAGCGAATTATTTATGGCCGGCGATGTGGGACAACACGTTTTACGAGGATGACCCGCTGAACGCCGAAATGGCCGACCGGTACGGCATCATCATCGGAACTTCCCATCACGAGCCGATGCTGCGCCCGCACGGGGACTGGAAGAAGCATAAGCAGGGCCCTTGGGATTATTCAATGAACGAAGAGGTGCTTTACCGCTTCTGGGAGGAAGGCATCCGCCGCAGCCGGGACTACGAGAGCATCGTCACGCTCGGCATGCGCGGCGACGGGGACGAAGCGATGGACGGGCATTTGACCTTTGAGGAAAAAATCGCCCTGCTGGAGAAAATCGTCAGCGACCAGCGGAAGATCATTGCTGAACAAACCGGCCGCGACGCGTCTGAAGTTCCGCAGCTGTGGGCGCTGTACAAGGAAGTACAGGATTATTACGAGCACGGCATGCGTGTGCCCGGTGATGTAACGCTGCTCTGGTCCGATGACAATCACGGCAACCTGCGGCGCGTCCCTACTTCAGAGGAACGGGAACGCTCGGGGGGAGCAGGCATTTATTATCATCTCGATTACGTCGGCGGACCTCGCTCCTACAAATGGATCAATACCGTGCCGGCTCCAAAAATTTGGGAGCAAATGCATAAAGCCTACGAGTACGGTGCAGATCGCATCTGGATTGTCAATGTAGGCGACCTGAAGCCGATGGAATTTCCAATGGAATATTTTCTCCGCATGGCCTGGGATATTTCGCAATTTACGAAGGACAATGCCAGGGAATGTACCGTCCATTGGGCAAAACAGCAATTCGGCGCCAAATATGGCGAAGCCGTTGCAGAGATTTTGACAGGCTACGCCAAGTTCAACGGTAGAATCAAACCCGAGCTGTTGAACGCTGTAGAGCAGTACAGTCTGACGGATTACAAGGAAGCGGAGCTGGCGGTTACAGAGCTGAAGGCCATTTCCAGCCAAGCAGAGCAGCTGCATGAAGAGCTGCCGGAACCGATGCGGAACGCCTTTTTCCAATTAGCCCTCTATCCGGCCAAGGCTTCCGCGCAAATGCTGGAGCTGCATCTGCAGGCCGCGCGAAGCCGCTTGTATGCCCGTCAAGGAAGAAGGGCGGCCAACATCGCCGCCCGGGAGGCGGAGCTGATCTTTGAAGCCGATCGCGGGCTGACTTTGGCCTACAATAAAATGCTCTCGCAGGGCAAATGGGATCACCTGATGGATCAGACTCATATCGGATACACCTACTGGAACCAGCCGCCGGTAAACGCTATGCCGGAGACCAGCACGGTCGAAGCGAAGGAATACTTTGAGATGGGAATCGCTGTAGAGGGCTCGGCCGACGTATGGCCGCAGGCCAATACGGTATGCCGGCTGCCCGCATTCGATAGCTTTACCCGGGAGGCGCGGTACATCGAAGTCTTCAATAAAGGTACGGAGCCGTTCACTTTCCGCGCGGCGGCAGGAGCTCCCTGGATCAGGCTGTCCCTGACCACAGCAGAGGTCGTCTCGCAGAAGCGGATTTGGGTCGATATCGACTGGGCTGCTGCGCCAATTGGCCATGATGTGCAAGGCGAAATCATGATCAGCGGCCCAACGGGGGAAGAAGTCGCGGTGCAAATCGTCGTCTTCCATCCTGCCGAGCCAACCCGCGACTCGCTGATCGGCCATATCGAAACGGGCGGCGTTATCGCTATCGAGGCGGAGCATTACTCCGCAAGCCGCAGTGCAAACGGTGCGGCGTGGCAGCCGATTGCAGGCTACGGACGCACCTTATCCTCGGTTGCCGTATTCCCGGTAACCGGGCCTAGTGCAGAGCAGCCGGATGCCGGAAACTCGCCGAGCCTGGAATATCCCGTGTACATGACGAGTACGGGGGAGATTAGCGTCACGCTGTATGCTGCTCCATCCATTGATTTTGTGCCTGGACAGGGGCTGCGGATCGGCGTCTCCTTCGATGACGGGCCCGTACACATTGCCGAACTGATCGCAAAGCTGCCTGACGGGGGATTCGATGAACGCGACTGGGAGCAAAGCGTCATTTATAACATCCGTACCGGAACAACGCGGCACCTTATCGAGCAGCCGGGCTATCATACGCTGCGCCTTTGGATGGTCGATCCGATCGTCGTCCTGCAGAAGCTCGTAATCGACACCGGCGGTCAGAAGCCAAGCCTGCTCGGCCCGCCGGAGAGCTATTACAACGGGCTGCCCGCTGGAACGGCGCCATGGTCCGCGCAGGAGGCCGACCGGGATGGCTTCGATCCGTTCGTTGTGCCCGGCGTTCTAGGCGGCTGCTGCACCTCCCCTGAAGAGAAGCTGGATATTTTTGTGCAGCAGAGCGGCCTGTACTCGCTGAAACTTGCGGCCATTGTGAAGCCGGGCGACAAGCCGATGCTTCGGCTCAGCATCGACGGGCGCGAGCTGCCTGGGCCGATCTGCTTGACGCCGGCCGAGAACGGGAGCGGATCCCTGCGCTATGTCGCAGAGAATCTCCCGCTCGAGGCGGGCCGGCATTCGCTGCAGTTTACCGCTGAGCGCTGCCGCGCCCTGAACGGGGAGATGCAGCTCGAGCTCGCTGCGCCGGACCGGCTGCGCATTCGGCCATCGCTGCAGCGCGGCGGGCTGCTGCCGGAGAAGCCGCTAGTCGCCCAGGTCGGCTTGCTCGGCATCGACGGGCGCTGCAGCTGCCGCTATGCGCTGACCATCTCGCTCTATAGCGAAGACGATCACCTGCTGGACGAGGCAACCGTAACGGGCATTGTACCGCGCGGCGGCGAAGAAGTGCAGCGCGTCTGCCTAGCCGGTTCACGGCCGGAGAATGAGTCCCCTGGCTTTAGTGGCCAGGCGATGAGCAGCAGCGAAGCCTTAAATCATGGCCATCCAATAAACAGCAACGAAGCCGGGAATTTCCATGCAGCTTCTTCCCGCTATAAGCTGAAGCTTGCCGTAACCTATGACGGCATCACGCGGACGCACTGCTCGAACTGGATTCTTTGATTTTTCTTATATAGGCTTGCAGATAAAATAGCTGCCGGGGTCCCCGGCAGCTATTTGTAATTAAGCATGATGGTTTATTGGTTTATTGGTTTATTGGTTTATTGGTTTCAGACCGACGTCTGCTCCCTTTCCTCGATGGCATCGGGTCCGAATGATGTTGCTTGCTCCACGATTTATCGGTACTTTCCCCAATTCGGCGTCTTTACACCTTCACCTAGTGTAGTAGGCTGAGTAATGATCCAGCTAGCGGTAGCCGGCGTTACATAACGGTGGTTAAATTGCTAACGGACACAGAAGGCGCTATTTCGATATTTCGGCGGATTTTCCGATTGTTACGGACCCAGGGAGCCTTATTAGGCAATAATCAGCTAAATTTTGATTGCTTGTATGCAAATAAGGTCCTCTGCGTCCGTTAGTCCTTTATTTTGGGCAATTTCTCTGAAATAGCGGAACCTGTGTCCGTTAGTAATCCGCAGCCAGAACGACTGCACGACCACCCGGCATGCACACCGTTCGCCTACCCACGACTGGCTCGCCCACGCAAGGGTCACACTATCAGCCTACCCACGACTGGCTCACTGACGCAGGAGCACATCGCTCACCGACCGTCGGCTCACCCACACATGTGCACACACTACAGGCGCCCACACGTGCGCACACTACTCACCACGCCTACTATAGGCGCTCACCCACACATGCGCACACTACTCACCCTGCCTACTACAGGCCCGCCCACAAATGAGCACACCGTTTCACACTGCTTGCTAGCCAATCCGCGACGGCTTCAGCATACACCCGCTATGTGCTGCCGCTAATCCGAAGTGTGCCCACTCCTCCGAGCTTCATCCTGCAGTTTGCGGCAGGCTTGCCTTCCCGCGCTAGCGGCGATGCTGCTCCAGCCACTGGACGCCGTAGTCCACAAGCTCTCTCTGCGGCATTAGCATCACGCTGGCACCGGCGATTTGTCCGCGAATGATCCGCCCGCCTGAACGCTCAAAATCTGCACCCAGCCGGTCAAAGTCAGCCGATTCATAGTCCAGATCCATGTAGTGAATCCATTCTCTTACGCCTTCCTTCGTAATAGGAGCCTTGCATTCCACTATTTTTTTGCCGGAATAGCTTGCCCGGTGCTCTGATAGATGAAGAGATGTGTTTCTCCCATGTCCAACGCCCAGCAGCAGCACCCAGCCATGGTGGTCATAGATCCTGGACAGCGGCGAATGCTCGCCAAGTCCGTTGTCAAGATCATGCCCCGTCACAATATCGCCAGCATTTGCTCCCCAGGCCGCAAAAGAAACCTGAGGATGATTGCTGCGCATGACACCTCTTTGCTTGCGAAAGGTATCCGGAATCACGCCCATCCATTCGCATGGCGTCATGTCTTCGTCAAAAGGAGGCATTTCTGCCCGAATCGTCTCCCACCAAGACTCTGGGACCGGCGGATTCTCCCACCCTGAAGGATCGCTTAAATCCGGAGTATGCGTCGGCATAACCAACGTGCCGCCCATCCCTATCGCCTTCTCCAGAGCGAGAATGACGGATACCGGTCCCCCGAGCACCCATTGCCCCAGGGATTTGAACGAGGAATGCACGATCAGCGTCATCCCCTCCTGCACGCCGAGCTGCTTTAAATCCTGCAGCAGCGTTTCAACTGTAATTAATGTTCCTTTGATTTCTTCCATTGTATATTCACCTTCCCCCAATTCAACCGCCTATTTCCGTGCGAACATCCCCGAAATTATATTTCCGCGGCCTATTCGCGCCGGCTTCTCATCCCGTTCAGCAGCGTAATCTCATCGCCAGCTTGTATGAAACGTTCGTATTCGGGCGTCTCCATGCCATAGATGGCAATCCGGCCTTCAGCGTCATAATGAACGCCAAAGCCGTATTTTTTCGGAAGCTGGGAAGCCCTTAGGCAGGCATGCGATTTGCTGAACAGCGCATCCCAAATTTGCTGGCGGTTCGTTTCAAGCTCATCGGCCGGGATGTTTTTATGCCTAATATGAATTTCGAACAACAGCTGCTCATGCGTATACCGGTAAGGATAACGGCTCAAGAGCTCATACTGGATAACGTGAATCGGCTTATTGCTCGTTTTATACTGTGGAACGACGCTGCTGGTTACAGGGCAATCCGGCGATACTTTGATGAAAGTATTCTTATAGCTCATCGTTTTTCAATCGCTCCTTTTTGACGCATTAGCATCCATAGTTTAGAGTAATATCCGCCAATAGCGATTTAGCACTTCACGCCATCGTCTCATTCGCTTCTGGGGATATCCCCGGCTTCAAGCAGGGGCTCATACATCATCAGCGCATGGTTCTCGGTAATATAACAATCTTCGATCAATTCGGCGTCCAAGTTGTAGACACGGCGATAGATCAAATTATGCCTAATATGGCCGCCCCAGTATTCGCGCGTAATCCGATGTTCCCTCTCGTAGACCTCGTAACGGTACAAGGAAGGACTTGCTGCGCGAAGCTCTCCCACGAGATTCTCATGATTTAGAAATACATGCAATTGCACAGGCTCATCACTTGGGTTGTAAAGCTTCAAATCCAAATAATTGTACGAGCATGTCGCCCCGCTGCCAAACGGCTGGGTACGGCCGGAGTCCGGGAATACATCATAGCTGTGGCGGTGCCGCTCCCTTATTTCGAGAGGAGAATGAAGCGCCATCCAGTACAGCAAATTCGTAAGCTGGCACAGCCCACCGCCTACCCCATGCTTAAATTTACCATAGTGGAGGACCATGCCGTCAACGTAGCCTTTTCGCCGGGAAGGCTTGCCTACCCCCCTCCAAAAAGAGAACGTCTCTCCAGGCTGCAAAATCAAACCGTCGATCCGGGCTATCGCCAATTTCAGATTCGTGATTTTATTGTGCTGCAGCCACATATCGACATCCTTCAGCTGTCTCAGCAAAGGGCTTTGATGCTCGGAAATGACATGCGGCAGCAAATCACAGCTGCGGGTGCCGGCTATTTTGTCTTCGCCCAGATACCATTCCATATACCGTTTAAAACGATAATATCGCGTGCCAAGCCAGACCCGCAGCTTAGATCGCTTTACAGGCTTCATCGCTTCACTCATTCTGCCTTTCCCCCCCTGGCTCCGTATGTATTCCAGCACAATCTACTTTATTAAACAGTCCTTTCACCTAAAAAGTTGCAAACCTGCCCGTTTTCCAGATTCACTCGCAACATTTTCGACAATTTTCACAGTTTCGCAAAAATTTTCGATAATATTTTCCTTGCCGACAGGATTATTGGAATGATTTGCCGAATAGTACCTTTTGGTGAACGAAGACGACCGTCTCTCGTTCTTTTGAGATTGTGATTTTATGTTATGTTGCATGAAACCTAATGTACAAGATTCAGGAGGAAGCTATGAAGTTCGGATTTAAACGCAAGAACCAACGTTATACTGTTCTCGTCGTTCCTGAAGGCTCCCAGCCGGTCTTTCGTCTGAAAATGACTTCCACATATTTGCTTGCCGGCTTAGTCGCCGCCGCCGTGCTGCTCGTCACAGCGCTCGTCCTCTTCACGCTGAACCGGAGCCATGCCTTTAAGATCGCCGCTTTGGAAGCCAAGCTTACGGCGTCCTCGGAGCAGCTTCAAGCGACCGTCAGCGATAAGGAGCAGGAAATCGACCGCTTGCTGCTTCAACTGGTAGAGCTCTCCGAGAAATCCAAAACACTGGAAACGAAAATGACGGAGCTTGAGCGGTTGGAGGCCGAGCTGAAATCCATTACGAACGGAGAACGCACAGGGAGCGGAATCCAGTCCGCTTCGGCTTTGTCATGGCAAAATTCCGACGCCGGAAGGAGTATGGAAGGCATGGGCGGCGAGCTCATCCCTCTGAGCGAAGAGGATATCGACTCCCTTATTGAAGAGACGAGGGAGAGCATATCCGCCTCTTTGGAGGAAATGCCCGCTCTGCAGGCAAGGCTGGAACAAACCAAAGAAGCGGTAACAGAGTACAAAAAAATGATGCGCATATTACCGACGTACTGGCCTGCGGATTCTTTGACAACCACCTCCCCGTTCGGCAAGCGGCTCGATCCGTTTACTGGCAAGCTGACACTGCATAACGGCCTGGACATCAAAGGAAACATCGGCGATTTGATTTACGCCGCGGCTGACGGAACCGTCGCCGATGCCGGATACAGCACTTCGCGCGGCAATTACGTCACCATTAGCCACCCGTCTGGCTTATCGACAAATTACTTGCATCTTAATGAGATTTCAACGGCAAAAGGAGAAAAAGTGAAGCAAGGCGACGTGATCGGTACGCTAGGTTCGACCGGACGCAGCACAGGTCCCCATCTGCACTTTGAAGTGGTGAAGAACGGTGTGATGGTCGACCCTGAAATATATTTAATCAAACCGGAAAAGGATGAGGATGAATAATGTTCAAAAGCAAGGCCGTTCCCGTGAAATTAGATCCCGATACGACCGATACACTCGTAGGCGAGGGCAGCAGCTTCGAAGGCAATATTAAATCGGATGCGAGCATCCGGATCGAAGGAAAGGTTACGGGGGATATTGAGTGCAAGGGCGATGTGACGATCGGAGAAAAAGGGCAAGTGAAGTCCAATATTTCTGCGCGCAACGTTATTATCGCCGGTACTGTGACCGGGGACATTCAGACGATGAGCAAGCTTTCCATTACGTCAACGGGAAAACTGTTCGGCAATATTGAGGTCGCCAGCCTGTCTATCGAGGAAGGCAGCGTTTTTGAAGGCAGCAGCCGCATGAGCAGCCAGCCGGAAACCGTTCCAAGCGCCAGCAAGGAGGCCGCGGCTACTTCAGAGAAGAAATCAGAGAAGAAATCTTGATATTCGTTCGGCCGCAAAAAAAGGGTTGTCCCATTCAAAAAGGACAGCCCTTTTGTATTTCTTCATTTACATTCGTACTCCGCCATCGAGCTGGGCATTGCCTTCCTCGGGGCAGGTGCCTACAGACCAGGACTCCAGTGTAATTGACGGCTCCGCCTTAAGCACCCAGCTGGAGAACTCGCCGCTTTTCCATTTCAAGTAGGCTGCGGCCCCGATCATGGCGGCGTTGTCCGTGCAGTATTTCAAAGGAGGAATGACCAGATCGATCCGATCCTTCCCGCACCGCTCGGCTAATGCCGTCCGGAGCCCCCGGTTCGCGGCAACCCCGCCGCAGAGCAATAACTGCACTGCACCCGTCGACTGTACCGCGCGAATTGCTTTCTCCACCAGCACCTCGATGACCGACTCCTGAAAACCGCGGGCTATGGCTGGGCCGTAGCCTTCCTCCCCGCGCATTTTATGCTGATTAACCGCGTTCAGCACAGCCGACTTCAGCCCGCTGAAGCTGAAATCGTAGGAATCCGGCTCCAGCCAGGCCCGCGGAAGCACCTCGACGGTCTCCGACTCAAGCGCCAGCTTGTCGACATGCGGGCCGCCGGGGTAAGGAAAGCCTAGCGCTCTCGCCACCTTGTCATAAGCCTCCCCGACAGCATCGTCTCTTGTGCGGCCGATGAGCTTGAAGCTGCCTTCCCGCTCCATCAGTACAAGTTCGGTATGCCCGCCGGACACGACAAGCGCAATCGAAGGATATTTAATTTCCTGCACCAGCCGGTTCGCGTAAATATGCCCGGCAATGTGGTGCGTGCCGATCAGCGGCTTATCGATGGCAAAGGCCAGACTCTTGGCCGCCATAATGCCGACCAGCAAAGCGCCGACAAGTCCGGGACCTTCCGTCACAGCCACGGCTGAT
This window harbors:
- a CDS encoding polymer-forming cytoskeletal protein; this translates as MFKSKAVPVKLDPDTTDTLVGEGSSFEGNIKSDASIRIEGKVTGDIECKGDVTIGEKGQVKSNISARNVIIAGTVTGDIQTMSKLSITSTGKLFGNIEVASLSIEEGSVFEGSSRMSSQPETVPSASKEAAATSEKKSEKKS
- the tsaD gene encoding tRNA (adenosine(37)-N6)-threonylcarbamoyltransferase complex transferase subunit TsaD codes for the protein MDLKQDCYILAVETSCDETSVAVVKNGTEVLSNLIASQIETHQAFGGVVPEVASRKHVESITLMLEGAVREAGISLQDLSAVAVTEGPGLVGALLVGIMAAKSLAFAIDKPLIGTHHIAGHIYANRLVQEIKYPSIALVVSGGHTELVLMEREGSFKLIGRTRDDAVGEAYDKVARALGFPYPGGPHVDKLALESETVEVLPRAWLEPDSYDFSFSGLKSAVLNAVNQHKMRGEEGYGPAIARGFQESVIEVLVEKAIRAVQSTGAVQLLLCGGVAANRGLRTALAERCGKDRIDLVIPPLKYCTDNAAMIGAAAYLKWKSGEFSSWVLKAEPSITLESWSVGTCPEEGNAQLDGGVRM